A stretch of the Bacillus licheniformis DSM 13 = ATCC 14580 genome encodes the following:
- a CDS encoding MFS transporter gives MAQELEKRPGHTRWYISSLLSSMIILNYFDRVAISVAAPAIQDSFQLTATQLGIVFSIYTYSYTLMQIPVGSLLDKYGVAWVTRVGMTLWSFLTIILAFLQGKLLLYIVRFLIGLTSASAFPAASKATALWFPPNERGLANSLFDSAAKFANVIGAPLVAFLVTTFDWRAAFLTIGIINVLFTVFFWLYYEQPDRHKRISKEELHYIQKHNAVSEEDISERTLIALKAMLTNRKVWGLMIGFTGYGYTFNLLLTWLPTFFKETYGMDIMSSGLFTAVPWLISTVSGIVVGGWLVDFLIQKGHSNTKVYQTIIVIGMSLGFAFLGAVFTHNITIAIICISVGLAGISATAPIGWSISADIAPVGSISLLSSMVNLANNLFGGIIAVSLTGYLVDVTGSFTLSFLVAGFVLLLGLVFYLAVLGDIKRIRIGKQKT, from the coding sequence ATGGCGCAAGAGCTGGAAAAACGGCCGGGGCATACAAGATGGTATATTTCTTCTTTATTAAGCAGCATGATCATTTTAAATTACTTTGACCGTGTTGCCATTTCAGTCGCAGCTCCTGCGATACAGGATTCCTTTCAATTGACGGCAACCCAATTAGGCATCGTCTTTTCCATCTATACCTACTCATACACGCTGATGCAGATTCCGGTGGGGAGTCTCTTGGATAAGTACGGCGTTGCCTGGGTGACAAGGGTCGGAATGACCTTGTGGAGTTTTCTAACCATTATATTGGCTTTTTTACAGGGAAAACTGCTTCTTTATATTGTCAGATTTTTAATCGGGCTGACGAGTGCTTCAGCTTTTCCTGCCGCATCCAAAGCAACGGCCTTATGGTTTCCGCCTAATGAGCGCGGCCTTGCCAATTCCTTGTTTGACTCGGCAGCCAAGTTCGCGAATGTCATCGGCGCGCCTCTCGTAGCCTTTTTAGTTACGACATTCGACTGGCGAGCCGCTTTTTTAACGATCGGAATCATTAATGTACTGTTCACCGTATTTTTCTGGTTGTATTATGAACAGCCCGATCGGCACAAACGAATCTCAAAGGAAGAGCTCCATTATATTCAAAAGCATAATGCCGTATCAGAGGAAGATATCTCGGAACGGACGCTTATTGCTTTAAAAGCGATGCTGACAAACCGTAAAGTATGGGGGCTGATGATCGGATTTACGGGTTACGGCTATACATTCAACCTGCTCTTAACCTGGCTGCCGACCTTCTTTAAAGAAACATACGGAATGGACATTATGTCCTCAGGGCTGTTTACAGCGGTTCCCTGGCTGATATCGACGGTTTCCGGAATCGTTGTGGGCGGATGGCTCGTCGATTTTTTAATTCAAAAGGGGCATTCGAATACAAAGGTATACCAGACCATTATCGTAATCGGCATGAGCCTTGGATTTGCCTTTCTGGGAGCTGTTTTCACGCACAACATCACGATTGCGATCATTTGCATTTCCGTCGGCTTAGCCGGAATATCTGCGACCGCGCCTATCGGCTGGTCGATATCAGCCGATATTGCACCGGTTGGTTCCATCTCTCTGCTCAGTTCAATGGTCAATTTGGCAAATAACTTATTCGGAGGGATTATCGCGGTTTCATTAACGGGCTATCTGGTCGATGTGACCGGTTCATTTACGCTCAGCTTTTTAGTAGCCGGATTTGTATTACTGCTCGGGCTCGTGTTCTACCTCGCAGTCCTCGGCGATATAAAGCGAATTCGTATTGGCAAGCAGAAAACCTGA
- the rpsR gene encoding 30S ribosomal protein S18, with protein sequence MAGGRRGGRAKRRKVCYFTSNGITHIDYKDVDLLRKFISERGKILPRRVTGTSAKYQRKLTVAIKRARQMALLPYVAGE encoded by the coding sequence ATGGCAGGAGGACGCAGAGGCGGTCGTGCGAAACGCCGTAAAGTGTGTTATTTCACTTCCAACGGCATTACGCACATCGACTACAAAGATGTAGATCTTCTTAGAAAATTTATCTCTGAGCGCGGTAAAATCTTACCACGCCGTGTAACAGGAACAAGCGCGAAATACCAACGTAAATTGACTGTTGCAATCAAACGCGCTCGTCAAATGGCTTTACTTCCATACGTAGCAGGCGAGTAA